The Macaca nemestrina isolate mMacNem1 chromosome 15, mMacNem.hap1, whole genome shotgun sequence genome segment GAGGGGCTGCCCCCAAGGGCCAGGAGGGAgcaaggcaggcaggcagaaggAGGCTCCCCATGCCTGCCACACCCATCCTTAGCTGGGGGAACCTGTGAGGCCACTGACCTCCTCTCCAGTTTCCTGCTGGAGATGTTTGCAGCCTTGTCCCCACATCCCTAGGTCTCCTCAGAGTCCCCATCCTGGGCTCAGCTGCCTCCAGGGACGGGGCACTCGCCCCCTCCAGAGGTTGCCCATCCACCATGTCTCACCTTGGCCCTGTCCTTGTGCCAGTGGCTGTGGATGAGGAAACCCAGGGCCAGAGACAGACACCAAGGGGTCACTGgcccccttcctctctctgtgcCCTAGGACGAGAAGAACCAGATGATGACCACGAACGTATGGGTGAAGCAGGTGAGTGGGAGGGCActgccctgtcctggccctgccccagccctgccctcccccacacccctcaccctgctgccctgccctggccctgccccaccctggccctgccccaccccaccctcccccaCACCCCTCACCCTGcggcctccccccaccccaccccgtcCAGGAGTGGCATGACTACAAGCTGCGCTGGGACCCAGCTGACTACGAGAACGTCACCTCCATCCGCATCCCCTCCGAGCTCATCTGGCGGCCGGACATCGTCCTCTACAACAAGTGAGTCCCCTGGGGAGCTCTGCCAaggcccagcctggcccagcaGGGCCTATGCCAGCCCCATCCATGCCAGCCCAGGtccaggaaggaagaagcaggaGCAATGGAGAAACTGGTGGGGGTTGAGGAGGGAAGGGTCCCTCCAGGCCAGCAAAGAAACTGAGGGCATCCCTGGGTCAGCACTGGAGCTTCAGAGACAGAGGGGCCTGAGAGTGGCTGTGGCACCTGGGCACAACATCCCTGCCTGGACCAGTCCTGAGGCCTGGGGGCTGGCTCCTGACCCCGGACGTCTTTGCCCCACCCTTGATGGCTGCAGGAGAGCCCTTTTGGGCTGGAGTGCTTTTCACGGTCAGACCCCATCCTGGGATTTCTGGGAGAATAGTGTGGGCCGCAGGGTGCCGTGGAGAGGGGTGAGGAAGCCCCAGACGGCTCCCACACCAGCAAGGCCTCTGCTTGCTCTGCACACTCAGGCCCTGCCCAGGACAAGCATCACACCAGGTCCCCAGCAAACAAAGCCTCAGGCTGGGCCAAGCCTGTGTCAAGCTCCAGGGAGGCCAAGATGAAGTCCGGTCATGGAAACGGGTTTCCTGTACCTGGAAGCCAGGGCAGCGTTGCCAGGGATTGGCCGTGGCAGACGGTGGCCTCCAGAGGCTGCTGTCCTCCAACTTGTCCTTCCCACAGATCTGTGCCGAGGGCCCTGCGCCTGGCAGCCAGCACTCTTTGAGCTAAGTCCTCCAGGGACTATCTCTCGCGACAGGCTCAGGGCCTGGGCGCCGCAGGGTCAAAGCTCCCACAAACAAAGCAAATGGaagctcttcctcctctcctgtcCCAGCCATCTGCCCACAGCCCCTTCCAGGCCCCAGGGCGCCTGCCTGACCTACAAACGCTGCTGTATGATTAAGAACCATTGGGCTCCTCTTCCAACTCAATTGATTCCAGTAATGGCAGTGGGAAGGGGGGTGAAAGGGGGCCGGACGCTCTTCCAGGGTGCATTAGGGAGGTGGTCAGTGGTGAATGGGTGGCGAGTGGTCTTCCCTTAGGACAGGCTCCCTGCCCCCTGCAAGCTGCCAGCCACCTAGCTCCCCCCCCACCAGGACCGTGCACCGAATCCGCCTGCGTGACTCACAGGGACATATTTCAGGGAGAAGTGGAAATGCCCAGGATGGGCCGGGCAGAGAAGCAGCTCTGGGTGCCTGTACACAGCCCTCCAGGAATGCAGCCCCAGGAACAAAGCCTCTGAGGACCATAGCCCCCACTGTGACCTCAAACCCCCAGGACCACAACCCCTGAGTACTGCAGCTTCCACACCCTTACCAGGACCATAGCCCTCCAAAGACTGCAGCCTTCACCAGGTTCACAGCTCCCCCAGGACCACATTCCCTGCCAGGACCATAGTCCCCCCAGGACCACATCCCTGCCTAGGGCTACAGCGCCTCCCGCAGAACCGCAGTGCCCGCAAGGATCACAGTTCTCGCCTGACCACAGCACCCTAGGACCGCAGCCCCCCTAGGACCGCAGCCCCCTAGGACCGCTGCTCAGGAGAGGGGGGTGTGCTGCTACCCCATGTCCTCCTGGGTCTCCTCCTCACCACAGCCTGTGGGAGGTAGTGGGGTAACCTGTGGGATACAGTCGGGTGACCCCAGTTTTCTCTTCAGGGCTGGGGTTGTCACTGAGGCTCTCTCTGGACAGGACCTGGGGTTCCTGGAGTCGGTGCTGGGGCTGGGGTCTGCTCCCACCGAGGCCTGTTTCTGGGACAGCAGGTGACCGTGGCTGGTGGCCGGCCAGGCTGCAGGGTGGGAGGCCTCAGCCCTTCTCTGGGCTTTGGCCACCCCCAGTTGGGGGCCCTGCTGTCCACTTGGGGCTTCTCTAAGATTGGCCCTTTGGGGCAGGAGCCCAGAAATCCCTGACCTGGGGATCGGGGTGGAGGGGACAGAGGGTCTCATGCCACCCTGTGGGCCCTGGAGCAGGAACCTGGACCTGCCAGACTGGGCGGCTCCTCAGACCCTGCCTGCTCCTAGGGTGCATCGTTCCAGAACCAGCTCACAGCTGGGTGGTTCAGCCCAAACAGGGTTCTCCTCAAAGGCTCCCCAGAGGGCGGCCGGAGTCAggggtgggcagggcagggagcAGCAGGGACGTGGCCCAGGGATGCTGTGGGACCTGGGGGCTGGGGGACCTGGCCCTGACCTTGTCCCGTTTCCTGTGACGCGGGTGGAGGACCCTGGGAGGGGGGCCCTGCCCAGAGTGACCTGCACTGTTCCCAAGCACAGCCCTGAGCCCCTGCAGCGTGCGTGCTGAATGGAGTAGTCACCCGCTTCCCGTATGAGAAGGTTTCCGTTTGTGCCTCAGAAGGTGGAGAGCGTTGGTTTTTGGAGAGATGGGCTGGGGGGAAGGAGCAAACTTGAGCCTGATTCCACCCAAACTGAAAACCGGGGGCCAGGCTGTGCTGGGCCGGAGCTGTGTGGAGATGCAGCTGGTGGCTCTTCCCGGGTCTCCCTCCCTCTGCAGGGCAGCCGAGCGGCAGCCCAGCCGGCGGTGTTGGCTCAGGACCAGTTCAGCGGGGCAGAGCCTCAGCACCGACCGAGACTGTGGGGGGCCAGGGCTCCATGACCTGGAGGGCAGAGCTCCAGCAGCGGCAGCTCCACAAAGGGAGGGTCCCTGAGGGTTGGGAGGGAGGTTGAGGTGCAGGCCCGGCCCTGGGACTCCTGGGCAGGCACAGAGGAAGCTCAGGGAACAGTGGCCAGCTCTGCCCAAGTACCTGGGGAGGCTCTGGCCTTTGAGCAGGCTCTCAGGGAATGAGACAGAGGAGGGATGGGCAGGGGTCCAGGCAACTTGGCAGAGGTGGGCAGAAGGTGTGTGGCTGGGCAGCCGCTCCCCGGGATACGTCGTGCCCCACCGTCCTCCACAGAGCTGAGCCTGGCCCCACACCCACCAATGCTGTGGATTTAATGGGGCCTCAGGCTTCCCATTGGTGGGGACTTctgtgggtggggggtggggggtcagCTGCTTCAGGCCGGAACGTGCTCCTGCAGTGTGTCCTACCCAGCCAGCCACTGTCCATGGAACTAGGGGCTGGGTCTGGGAGCTCTGCCTACCAGGAGGAGTTCAAGGGACATCAGCCCCTCGCTccattgctctgttgcccacctGGGCCTGTGGACAGAAGACCCATGTCCTCAAGGCAAAAGAGAGTCCAGAGCCAGTGGCTCGGATGTGGCCCTGGAACTGGGCAGTGCATATGCAGCCTCACTGCATTGTCCCTGGGTGGCCAGAGCACCTGTCCTTGCCTCTGTGGCCCCTGGTGTCCTCATGCTCACACACCGGCAGGTGGCCTCCAAGTCCTTGGGGTTAACGGCAGAAGCTGGGTGAGGAATTCCTGTGGTGGCCCGGGGTGCTGCTTGGAGGGGCAGGGACGTGGGGATGCTGTGTGTCCCAGGAGGTGTCGCTGGAAGACTAGCCCCATCCCTGTGCCACTCACGGGTAAGAAGAATCAGCAGCAGCAGTGACTATGTGTGTCAGACACCTGTAGGTCCCTTCCTGTTCTCTGAACCACGTGCTACCCCCAGCTCAGGGATGATAAACTGAGCTGCGCGAGTAAGTGAAGAGACGAGCAGTGTACCTGGGCAAGGCCGCCAGCCTTTCTATGCTCCTGTGATGTGAGAATGCCTCTGTGTGGGCGTGGGCctggatgtggatgtggatgaGGATGTGGATGTGGGCATGGACGTGGGCGTGGACGTGGATGTGGGCATGGGTGTGGATGTGGATGAGGATGTGGATGTGGGCATGGACGTGGGCGTGGACATGGATGTGGGCATGGGTGTGGATGTGGACGTGGGCATGGACGTGGGGGTCTCACTCCCTTCGATCTTCCTGCCCAGTGCTGATGGGGACTTCGCAGTCACCCACCTGACCAAGGCCCACCTGTTCCATGACGGGCGGGTGCAGTGGACGCCCCCGGCCATCTACAAGAGCTCCTGCAGCATCGATGTCACCTTCTTCCCCTTCGACCAGCAGAACTGCACCATGAAATTCGGCTCCTGGACCTACGACAAGGCCAAGATTGACCTGGTGAACATGCACAGCCGCGTGGACCAGCTGGACTTCTGGGAGAGTGGTGAGTGGGTCATCGTGGACGCCGTGGGCACCTACAACACCAGGAAGTACGAGTGCTGTGCTGAGATCTACCCAGACATCACCTACGCCTTCGTCATCCGGCGGCTGCCGCTCTTCTACACCATCAACCTCATCATTCCCTGCCTGCTCATCTCCTGCCTCACCGTGCTGGTCTTCTACCTGCCCTCCGAGTGTGGCGAGAAGATCACGCTGTGCATCTCCGTGCTGCTGTCGCTCACCGTCTTCCTGCTGCTCATCACCGAGATCATCCCGTCCACCTCACTGGTCATCCCGCTCATCGGCGAGTACCTGCTGTTCACCATGATCTTCGTCACCCTGTCCATCGTCATCACGGTCTTTGTGCTCAACGTACACCACCGCTCGCCGCGCACGCACACCATGCCCGCCTGGGTACGCAGGGTCTTCCTGGACATCGTGCCGCGCCTGCTCCTCATGAAGCGGCCGTCCGTGGTCAAGGACAATTGCCGGCGACTCATTGAGTCCATGCACAAGATGGCCAGTGCCCCGCGCTTCTGGCCCGAGCCGGAGGGGGAGCCCGCCGCCACAAGCGGCACCCAGAGCCGGCACCCGCCCTCGCCGTCCTGTGTCCCCCTGGATGTGCCGGCTGAGTCTGGGCCTGCCTGCAAGTCGCCCTCCGACCAGCTCCCCCCTCTGCAGCCCCCGGAAGCTGAGAAAGCCAGTCCCCACCCCTCGCCTGGACCCTACCGCCCACCCCACAGCACCCAGGCACCAGCGCTGGCCAAAGCCAGGTCCCTCAGCGTCCAGCACATGTCCAGCCCTGGAGAAGCGGTGGAAGGTGGTGTCCGGTGCCGGTCTCGGAGCATCCAGTACTGTGTTCCCCGAGACAATGCCGCCCCCGAGGCGGACGTCCAGGCTGCCGGCGCCCTGGCCTCTCGCAAGACCCACTCGGCTGAGCTCCCGCCCCCAGACCAGCCCTCTCCGCGCAAATGCACCTGCGGGAAGGAGCCCCCTTCCGTGTCCCCGAGCGCCACACTCAAGGCCCGCAGCACCAAAGCACCGCCCCGGCACCTGCCCCTGTCGCCGGCCCTGACCCGGGCGGTGGAGGGTGTCCAGTACATCGCGGACCACCTGAAGGCGGAAGACGCAGACTTCTCGGTAAGTCCCGCCCATGGCCGTGCTGGGCGCCTCTGGCCCAGATGGAGTCGGTGGACACCCTCCGTTCCTGGTGCGTCATCCAGGAGCTGGGCCCAGGCCTCAGGCTGCTTTGCTTTGGGGTGCAGGGCGTGGCCCCTGCTGCAGCAGCCTTGCCCCGAGCTGCTACGTGGCTGCAGGTCCCAGGCTGAGCGGGGCAGGTGGCCCCGAGGGGCTGGCACAGGGTGGATCCTGGTGCCGCCTCCGGCTCTGGGACACACTGGGCCTTGCAGATGGCAGGGTGAGGGGCCACAGGCGGCGTCCTTCCAGCACAGCACGGGGGCGCTCTGGGAACTCCTGCCCAGCGACGCCCAAGTCTCCAGAACGCAACAAGGCACTGCCAAGTCCCTTTCCCCAGGGCCTGCCTGTGCCTGCCCCGTGGGCCTCCCTAGGGCCCCTCTGTACCTGGGGCCTGGAGGTAGGGGGCTTGGAGAAGATGGGATGGGATGGGctggtggcaggagagaaggatCCGGGACAGGAACACGGCCCCAAGACCGTCAGCCCCACGCGGCCACACTGGGGACAGGGGTGGGAGAGCCATGGGCTGGGGGCAGAAAACACAGGCCGCACTGCTAAGGCCCCCCGGGGCCCTGGGCCAGCCCACCTGCCCTCACCCTCACGCACCAGGCACCGGCCGCACAGCGGCCTCCAGAGCCGTGGTTTCTGCTAAGTGGCAGCCATGTCTGTGTTACCCGCGGCTCTGCCGTCTCCTACCCGTTCCCTGCAGGAGAGGCCCCGGGGCAGAGCCAGCTTTGCCTGACCCTAGCACCAGGTAGCCTCCCTGTTTCCTTCTGCAGACATTTGCTGTCTGTCGCAGGTGGGGAGGCGCAGGGGCCAGGGTCCACAGACGGGACAATGGGGCCGGATGGGTGGGGCACGCAGGCGGCCGAGGGTCTCAGCCTCAGCCGTGCAGCCCGTGACGTCCACAGCGACAACTTGGCATCTGTCCTGCCATCCGCCTGCTGTCGCCGGCACCTCCCGGCTTTCCTCCCAGTGCCAGGGCCTGGCGCCCTCAGTGGGCCGCCTCTGCCAGGATCCCAGAGTGCCATCCTCGATGGTTTATTAGGACGCATCTGGTGCCTGCCCCCACTAACTGAGTGAGCCCCAAAGCAAGGGGCACATGCTCTACACCCCTGAGAAGTGAGGGAGTCACTTGCCCCACACAGCCACCCCCACTGAATCCCAAGAAGCTGCAAAGCCACCTGCACGTTCCAGAATGTTCTGGGGTCACGAGAGCAGCCTGGAGAAGTGTCAGGACCCTGCTTTGCTGCCAGCTTTTGAAGCCAGAGGCAGCTGTGCCCAGGCCGTGCCACTGTGAGGTCAGATGCTTTTAGGTGTTTGATCAAAACGGCCCTGAAGCCGGCAGTGGGTCTGAGCTCGGCGGCCAGCGCAGCCTGGGCCCCCTCCAGCAGCCTTGAGGGCCGATCTTTGCCGCTGCCTGACCTGGTTCTGGGCTTGTGGGGAGCAGAGCTGACTTCACAGGAGGCGCCTCGGGGACAGAGGGAAGGCTTTGGTCTGTCGCTGCGTTTCATCTTCAGGGCGGATGGAACGCGGCACACAGAACCCAGGGAACTAAAGGCACATGGGAAAGGGTGAGAGGGTGGCCGCGTCCCTCCCCCAGAGCCGAGGCCCGAGCAGGACTTTATTTATAAGTGACCCCGTTTGCCTTCAGGCTCCCCGTAAATAAATACGGCCATTTTGGTTCAGTTTAACATGATCAGGACACCCGGGATTGCTGCAAAAAATCAGAGCAGGAGGCGGCACTGTCCCCTCCCATCCCTCATCATCCACAGGCCCGGGACCCAGGACACCCTCATGGCCTGGCCCAGAGGCAGCTCGTCAGCTTGGGGTCGTCTCAGGTCCTACTATACAGCAGAGCCAGAGACACGGGACGGGGGAGCCACAGACGCGGGACGGGGAAGCCAGAGACACACAGGACAGTGGAGCTAGAGACACAGGACGGGGGAGCTGGGGACACAGGACGGGGGAGCCGGGGACGCAGGACGGGGGAGCCGGGGACGCAGGATGGGAGAGCCAGAGACGCAGGACAGGGGAGCCAGAGACGCAGGACAGGGGAGCCAGAGACGCGGGACAGGGGAGCCAGAGACGCAGGACGGGAGCCAGAGACGCAGGACAGGGGAGCCGGGGACGCGGGACAGGGGAGCCGGGGCCAGGGAAGTGGCCGGCTGCATGAGTACCTTTAGCTGCACACAGCAGCTGTCTTGAGAATGGCTTCCCCACTCCAGGCCTGACCGGGCCACTGCCTCTGCCGTCCCTAGGCCTCTGCTCCTAGGGGTCACTCAGGGTGGGGTCCGCCCTGCATCAGCCCCAGGAGTGTGGGGTTAGATGCCGGACCGGGAGCCGGCACCCACTGTCCCTGTTTAGATGTGTAACCGCAGCCACCCCTGATAGCTGTGCACCTCAGTGTGAAAATGGGACAGGCCAGGGGAAGCTCGAGTGAGAGATCGCAGACGGCGGTGGCTGTGCGGTTTCCATGTGTGCTGCTCTCGTCCGCCCTCTGGCCCCGGGTCCTCCCTGTGGAGCATCAGCTGGCAATGCTGCCCACGACCAGTGTGTGGGCTTAGGCCCCGTTATCCCAAACCCAGCAGGCTCCCTGTCTCACCCTGCTCAGCGAGGCTGTGCCCCCACCGGGCCTcattttcccatctgcaaaacGGGGAGGAGGATGGGCCTCCATGGTGCGCCTCCCAGCGCTGGTGAACTGAGAGCAGACCCCCCACGGGGCGCCTGAACCCCCCTCCCCCGTGCCCCCTTCCTGAAGCGCAGACTGCCTGCTGAGAGGTGGGGGCGCTCAGGGCACAGTGCAGAGCCTGTCTCCACACGGGGGTCTGCCCAGCCGGAATTCCCAGGGTTCCCAGGTCCTCCTGCCCTGCACCGTAGTGATGCCGCCCCCTGCAGAGCACTGGCTCTCCCACGCTCCCCGATTCCTCCCCTTGGTGCAGGTGTGTGCGGGGTGCACCGGCAGCGTGGCTGCCtcgggtggaaggtgggaggtggAGAAGCTGCCGCCGGCGGTGCCAGGGTCCTGAGGGCTCTCCCGTGGGCGGCCGGGCCTGTTGGAGTGACGGCGTCTGTGCTTGCAGGTGAAGGAGGACTGGAAGTACGTGGCCATGGTCATCGACCGCATCTTCCTCTGGATGTTCATCATCGTTTGCCTGCTGGGGACCGTGGGCCTCTTCCTGCCGCCCTGGCTGGCTGGCATGATCTAGGAAGGGACCAGGAGCCTGCGTGGCCTATGGCTGCAGCACACGGGGTCGGCGTCCATGCGGCCGGCCTGGGGCCGGGCTGGCTCCTCCCTGGACTCTGCAGGGCCACACGTTTGCCACATTATCCTTCCTGTTCTGTGTCTGCTGTAAGACGGCCTTGGACAGGGACACAGCCTCTGGGGAGACTGAGTGCAGAGCTGCTTCAGCTGGGCTGAGGCCCCAGGAGGCAGCGGCTTGGAGCAGCGGCTTCTACCTGCAGGACTCAGGTTAAGTCCAGTGCAAGAGTCTCCTGAGCTCCCCTGCAGGTGGGACTCCCTCCTCCCGGTCCCTCAGCAGACCCGGCGATGGTCCCGACTGCCCCGAGGGGCCCTTGAAGGGACTTCATGCTCCTTCAGCCCCAAGTGCCCCGTCTTCTGGAGGCCTGACCACCTCTCCCACCCACCGCGTCCTGCACCTGTGTGGGCCTCAGCTTCTCCCCCAAGGTCCTCGGGCCTCGCTGGCCCCATAAGCGTGAGTCAGCGGCGCTCCGATCTCCTTCACTAGGAGTGGGTCCAGGCAGGGATTGTGTTCGGCTGTGTTTTGGGTAAGTTAGAACTCAAGTCTTGTGCCCGAGGACCCTTGGAGAACAGAGCTTTGTGGAGCTGGTCCCGCGTGGGGAGAATCGGGTGGCAGGCCCTccacgggggacaggagcaccCAGCCCCAGAGAGTCCCGAGACCAGGGCTCTGCCTTCCCGGTGTGGGGCCAGGGCTCTGTGGCAGGTGGCCAGGGCTCCACAGGGCCTAGTGGCTCTGGCCCCGGGATTACTTCTGTGTTGTGATttcccagggctgggagggtcccGAATGGAGCCCAGACCTGGGCCCTGGTTCCCCCAGGACCCTGAAGGTTTCTACCTTGGTGCACAGCCTGGGAGATCTGCCCAGGGCTCTGGGTTTGGGAAGAAGGATTTCCCGTCACAGTAGCCTTGGGGAGCTGGTGGGGGCATCCCTGAGAACCTCCACCCGAGAGATGCTGGGACCCTCGGGGCAGGAAGCTCCCGAGAAACCTCGTGGGGGTCAGGGAGCCCTGGGGTTTCCACGCAGGCCTGTGCCCTCCATCCTGGCAGGGCAAGCAGGGCTAAGCAGGGCCTCACCCCTGCAGGCGGTACCCAGAGGTGGGGGAGGCCTGAAGTGTCTCCAGGCATGACCCTGGAGCCCGGCAGTGCACCCCCTGAAGACGGCGCACCTGGCAGGCCCCCAGCGTCCCCAGGGGCACACTTCCCCCGGGGGGTGGGCACAGGCTGCCCCACCCCTCCATGATTCTAAGGGCTCAGAGGGGCGGGGCCAGGACGGCATGTCCCTTGCCTGAGAGTGACGTTGGTTCAGGAAGGCAGTCAGGAAACCTCCCACTGAGTGGTCCACATTCTGCCACCCCCAGACCCCATCCAGCCCGGGGCGGGGCTGGGGTCGGGCCCTGTGTCCCACTGTGTCTCATCCGTCTGTCCCTGAGCCAAGCTCTCCTGGGCCAGGGTCTCCTCAGAAGGTGTCTGAGagcagaatgaataaatgaagtttGGAACGCAGCACGCTGAGTGCCCAGGAAATGCCACTGTGTCCCCGCGGGCAGTGACATGAGTGGGGAGGAGACTCAGGCTCACATTGCCCACACCTGCCTCTGAACTGCTGCTggtcacccccacccccaggtgCCTGTGACTGGGGTCCTGAGGCTGGGGCTCTTGTGCCAGGAGTGGGTGGGACGCAGAGACCCTCGTGCCAAATCCTGGGCATCCCCAGCCCCCCGGCCCCTCCACATCCCCTGTGTATTCAGGACTCCATCTGCTGAACTCTGACCTGTCCCCGCTCCGCCATCAGCCCCTGCTGCCCCTCGGCCAGAGCTCCCAGGATGCAGAGAGACCCCAGACGGCCAGAGAACCCAGGATGCAGGGAGACCCTGGGCGAGTGAGTTCATCCT includes the following:
- the LOC105470495 gene encoding neuronal acetylcholine receptor subunit alpha-4 isoform X1, which translates into the protein MELGGPGAPRLLPPLLLLLGIGLLRASSHVETRAHAEERLLKKLFSGYNKWSRPVANISDVVLVRFGLSIAQLIDVDEKNQMMTTNVWVKQEWHDYKLRWDPADYENVTSIRIPSELIWRPDIVLYNNADGDFAVTHLTKAHLFHDGRVQWTPPAIYKSSCSIDVTFFPFDQQNCTMKFGSWTYDKAKIDLVNMHSRVDQLDFWESGEWVIVDAVGTYNTRKYECCAEIYPDITYAFVIRRLPLFYTINLIIPCLLISCLTVLVFYLPSECGEKITLCISVLLSLTVFLLLITEIIPSTSLVIPLIGEYLLFTMIFVTLSIVITVFVLNVHHRSPRTHTMPAWVRRVFLDIVPRLLLMKRPSVVKDNCRRLIESMHKMASAPRFWPEPEGEPAATSGTQSRHPPSPSCVPLDVPAESGPACKSPSDQLPPLQPPEAEKASPHPSPGPYRPPHSTQAPALAKARSLSVQHMSSPGEAVEGGVRCRSRSIQYCVPRDNAAPEADVQAAGALASRKTHSAELPPPDQPSPRKCTCGKEPPSVSPSATLKARSTKAPPRHLPLSPALTRAVEGVQYIADHLKAEDADFSVKEDWKYVAMVIDRIFLWMFIIVCLLGTVGLFLPPWLAGMI
- the LOC105470495 gene encoding neuronal acetylcholine receptor subunit alpha-4 isoform X2 yields the protein MMTTNVWVKQEWHDYKLRWDPADYENVTSIRIPSELIWRPDIVLYNNADGDFAVTHLTKAHLFHDGRVQWTPPAIYKSSCSIDVTFFPFDQQNCTMKFGSWTYDKAKIDLVNMHSRVDQLDFWESGEWVIVDAVGTYNTRKYECCAEIYPDITYAFVIRRLPLFYTINLIIPCLLISCLTVLVFYLPSECGEKITLCISVLLSLTVFLLLITEIIPSTSLVIPLIGEYLLFTMIFVTLSIVITVFVLNVHHRSPRTHTMPAWVRRVFLDIVPRLLLMKRPSVVKDNCRRLIESMHKMASAPRFWPEPEGEPAATSGTQSRHPPSPSCVPLDVPAESGPACKSPSDQLPPLQPPEAEKASPHPSPGPYRPPHSTQAPALAKARSLSVQHMSSPGEAVEGGVRCRSRSIQYCVPRDNAAPEADVQAAGALASRKTHSAELPPPDQPSPRKCTCGKEPPSVSPSATLKARSTKAPPRHLPLSPALTRAVEGVQYIADHLKAEDADFSVKEDWKYVAMVIDRIFLWMFIIVCLLGTVGLFLPPWLAGMI
- the LOC105470495 gene encoding neuronal acetylcholine receptor subunit alpha-4 isoform X3; this translates as MLCVPGGVAGRLAPSLCHSRNCTMKFGSWTYDKAKIDLVNMHSRVDQLDFWESGEWVIVDAVGTYNTRKYECCAEIYPDITYAFVIRRLPLFYTINLIIPCLLISCLTVLVFYLPSECGEKITLCISVLLSLTVFLLLITEIIPSTSLVIPLIGEYLLFTMIFVTLSIVITVFVLNVHHRSPRTHTMPAWVRRVFLDIVPRLLLMKRPSVVKDNCRRLIESMHKMASAPRFWPEPEGEPAATSGTQSRHPPSPSCVPLDVPAESGPACKSPSDQLPPLQPPEAEKASPHPSPGPYRPPHSTQAPALAKARSLSVQHMSSPGEAVEGGVRCRSRSIQYCVPRDNAAPEADVQAAGALASRKTHSAELPPPDQPSPRKCTCGKEPPSVSPSATLKARSTKAPPRHLPLSPALTRAVEGVQYIADHLKAEDADFSVKEDWKYVAMVIDRIFLWMFIIVCLLGTVGLFLPPWLAGMI
- the LOC105470495 gene encoding neuronal acetylcholine receptor subunit alpha-4 isoform X4, whose translation is MKFGSWTYDKAKIDLVNMHSRVDQLDFWESGEWVIVDAVGTYNTRKYECCAEIYPDITYAFVIRRLPLFYTINLIIPCLLISCLTVLVFYLPSECGEKITLCISVLLSLTVFLLLITEIIPSTSLVIPLIGEYLLFTMIFVTLSIVITVFVLNVHHRSPRTHTMPAWVRRVFLDIVPRLLLMKRPSVVKDNCRRLIESMHKMASAPRFWPEPEGEPAATSGTQSRHPPSPSCVPLDVPAESGPACKSPSDQLPPLQPPEAEKASPHPSPGPYRPPHSTQAPALAKARSLSVQHMSSPGEAVEGGVRCRSRSIQYCVPRDNAAPEADVQAAGALASRKTHSAELPPPDQPSPRKCTCGKEPPSVSPSATLKARSTKAPPRHLPLSPALTRAVEGVQYIADHLKAEDADFSVKEDWKYVAMVIDRIFLWMFIIVCLLGTVGLFLPPWLAGMI